The following nucleotide sequence is from Mesobacillus jeotgali.
TAATTCTATTCTGCAGTTCAGGCATAATCCTGTCATTTTCTATGATCATGATATGGTTGCCCAGACCGATAGCCGCTGCAGTATAGATTATCAGATTTTCAATATATTTCTCTTCATTTTCAAAAGCATAAAAAATATGTGCTCCATTTCCATTTACTTTTACAGTCGAGATCAGGTCCTCGAAATTTTTGTGCATTGTATCAGTCTCCTCCTGAATTCAAGGGAAACAAACAATGAATTCGTATATTCAAAATATACCCTTTATATTAACATATTTCTTGCCATTAAATTAAACTTGTTTATGATTCAATCTAGTCCAGTTATACAAACGGATTTAAAATCCAATTTTTTTACAAAGACTATGGTTCGGGTTCAGATTTCAAGTTGTGAATGCATGTTCACGAAAAGTGCCTACAAAAAACTCACCGAGCGTTTAATGTACGGTGAGTGAACTTAGTTAGTCCATAACAAAAGTCTTGAGTTTACTGGCTTTAGTGTTCAAATCACTTAAAGCTTCTCTGTATTCAATTTCTAACTGGCTAATAATTTCCGCTGCTGACTGGATTTTCTCAATAGCGCCAACTCCCTGCCCTGCTGACCAAATGTCTTTCCAGGCTTTAGCGTTTGTCTCTCTTTGCATCGTATCAAAATTAACAGTATCCTTTTTCTTGAGAGTTTCTGGATCAAGTCCTGCCCTAACAATACTTGGCTTCAGCATATTCGCTTTGACTCCTGAGAAAGCATCGGTGAGAATAAGGTCCTCTTGTGTTGCATCGACCACCATCTGCCTATATTCATCATTCGCCATACTCTCTTGTGCCACAATGAATCTTGTCCCCATATAAGCTAGGTCTGCTCCTGCTGCCTGGGCAGCAAGTACTGCTCTTCCAGTGGTGATTGAGCCTGCAAGAACAATAATCCCATCCCAGAAAGTTCGTACAGAATCCACAAATGCGAAGCTATTCAGTTCCCCAGCATGGCCACCTGCACCATTCGCGACCAAAATCAGCCCGTCAACTCCTGTCTCCGCAGCTTTTTTTGCGAACTTCACATCACTGACATCAGAGAAAACAAGGCCTCCATATTCATGGACAATGTCTACCACTTTCTTAGGACTGCCAAGTGACGTGATGACCAATTGAGGTTTATGCTTTTTAATCAAATCAAGCTCTTCTTCAAGCCTGCTGTATGTACTATGTACCACCATATTCATAGCCCAGGGTGCCACTTTCCGTTCTGGCTCTTGTTTTTTTGCTTCTGCTAAATCGGCATTTAATCTACCCATCCATTCGTCAAGAACTTCAATTGGTCTGGCATTCGGAGCTGGAAATGACCCAATTACTCCATTTCTGCAGCAGGAACTTACCAAATCAGGACCTGAAACAAGAAACATCGGGGCAGCTATTGCAGGAACAGAGAGTTGGTCCCACCAGTTTTCCGGAATAACTTTACTCATCGTATCATCCCTTCTACATTTCTAAATTTTCTGAATATCTATATCATAGTTTAACTTTCAGCTTTTTTCAATCTTGATGAAGATTTATTATTTTACAAAAAGACTTTTTTCTCGAAGGGATTGTTTCTTTTCGTACACGTACAAACTATTTGAGGAAGCAGTAAAGTTAATGAGAAGAGCTTAAAAAAGAATCCTGCATCAATGCGAAGGATCCTTGCGATATTTCTGCTGGATTTTTTTTAGGCTATTCAGAGTACGGACAAATATCGTATTATTCCTTTCTTTCGGGTTCTTTAAATACCTGCGCCAAATAAATTGGCTTCCTTCTTCTATCAGCAGCAAAACAACGATTGGCAGCAGTAAGAGCCAAAGCCAGTTCCACATATTTCAGGCTCCTTTCAAATGGATACAATATCCTATTCAATTCTTTACCTTAAAATGTGCAAATCCTAAACATTAACTGGTTTTAGTTTGAGTCATGGTATTACCTTCAAATGCATCATTCCTTCCACTGCTTCTATTCTTATAATATATTCAGCAGAAGGATTTGCTTGTCTGCTTTGTGCACCCCTTTTTATTTTTTTTCTCTTTTTTCTAGCCTTTCAGAAATATCTTCACGGTGAATGTATATTATGATCATCACAAGAACACTTGTAATAAGAATGACGAGAGGCTGAATTCCAAGAAAATAAAAACAAAGAGGTATTAAAACAAAGGAGCCGAGTCCTGCAAATGTAAAACTTTTTAAAAAGGGATAAAGCAAAAGAAAACCCGAAATAATGACCAAGGCTGTTAACGGTTCGAACGCGAGCATGCCTCCTATAAATGTTGAGATCCCCATTCCACCTTTAAATTTTAAAGTAATTGGCTTAACATGGCCCAGTATCGCGAATCCCAGTCCAGTTAGGATGAATTCAGGCGGCAGTTTTAAATATTCACCAAGAAGGATTACAATTGCCCCTTTTAGCGCATCACCAAGAAAAGTCAAAACAAATGATACCTTTCCATGTACCCGGCCTGCGTTCCTAGCCCCAACGTTGCCGCTGCCCTCAACTCTTATATCCTTTCTCCCAAGGAACCTAACAACGAAATAGCCGGCCATCAAGCTGCCAACAAGATATGAAAATAAAAAATAATTAAAAATAATCATGGCAACACAACCTGTCCAAATAATATTAGTAAAGTTTATTCGGTTAAAAGCCTTTAAATTCCTTCAACTAAAAATCCAAAAAAACCCGGCCTTAGTTGACCGGGAATGATTTCTATCCTTGTTTTCCTATTTAGTTGCCTGGTCAAACAGAGGGCGGCCCACTTCCCTATCATTTTTCATATAGAAATAGAATAGTATAAATACGGCGCCTGATACCAAACGTAAAGCTGCTGCTAGATTCATGGCCGTATCAATTGAACTTAATTGGAGCAGGTAAACCCCAACCTGCGGTGCGATAAAACCAATTATCGCTAACAAGATATTGTATTGTGCGATAAAACTGCCCCGATTCTCCTCCTTCGTCACTTCTAGCAGCTGATTAAATAACAAAAGCACTGTTCCCGAAACAAACAGACCAGAAGTAAAATTGACAAAGGTCAGGTAATACATATTTGTTGAGAGTATCGTAAGGAATGGTGCCGATGCCATTCCTATGGCTGTAAACGCCAGCATTTTAGCATTGCTGTGCTTGTCAGCCATCCTTCCCCACCACTTAAAGCTGATAATCTGGCCAACTTGATTCGCCACAGTTATGATGCTAATCCAGAACCCAGTCATATGAGCGACTTTGATGTTGTAAATATTAAACAAAGGCCAGGCCAGCTGCCAGGCAAAATTAAAGAACAAACCGCAGATCAGAAAATAAATGAATGGTTTATGTGTATATGCATCCCAGCCAAAATTAAAACGTTTCTTGTCTCTAACGATTTCTTTCTTCTGTTCTATATGTCTATTTAAATATACAACTTCAATAATCCCAAAGAGAAATGCGATAATAAAGAGAATTTGATATGGCAGCGGATCCGACTTATCAAACCATTGCAGCCCTACTCCAATCAACAATGTCGTAAACATGCCAGCAATGGTCAGTATCCTGTTCCTCTCACTAAAAAAACTGCTTCTGCGGCTGTCTGAAATAAGGTCTCCGATAAATGACTGCCAGCTGAGCATTGCGAAGGAACCGGGGAGATTCATAAGGCCGATCAGTAATACAAATGTCCAGGCCCTGTATTCTTCCGGCAGGTAAATGACCAAAAACATTCCTGGCAAAAATAAACGAGTAAACATAATCGAGGTACCAGTAAATCTCTTTTTTTCTTTCAGCCTGCCCATGATCACGGTACCAAGAATCATAGCGAACATGCCAACTATTTGAGGCAGAGAACTGATTAAGCCAACTTGATAATTCGTAGCACCAAGGACACTAATTGCAAATAATGCAAAGTAGTTATTGCTCATACTTGTGACAATTGTTGAAGCGACACCATTTATAATGCTATTCTTTTCATTCCTCTTCGTTATTTGTGAAGGACTTTCCATACATTCCTCTTCTTTCGAATCATTCAAATTATTTTGGATATCGAAATATCCACCTAATTTTACTCCTTCTGGTTTTTCCTGACAATAAGTTTTTTATTTACAAAATAAACAAAGAATCTTCTGTAAATTCATGTTTGCTTTCTAGTCATCTTTTGATTTGTTCACTCTGATTTTTACCCAAAAAAAAAGGAGCACATGGCTCCTTCGCACTCCATTACACATTCTTTAGAACTAAGTTCAATCTATTGTTCCGTTCGCTTCTTTCTTCCTCTGTCGCAAGGTCATACTTCTTAAGCAAATGAAATACCTCATTCAAGATGTCCTGGGTATGTTCTTCCTGAAAAAATTGGTCGAACAATGGCTGCATGTCCTTTGGCAGGAACTCCTTCTGCGATTGGTATTTCTCCTGGACATCCGTTTTGCTGTGGTCAATTTTGCATTCTCCCATAAATGATCCCTCCTAGTTTAGATACCATTAGAATACCAGACTCTCTCCGTTTTACCCAAAACTTTATTTCTGATTCTCTTCTATCTTATGGATAGTTTTATGGCCAAGAATTCAAGGTCTTTTGCTACCCGAAATGTATAGTAAGATAGAGCATTGAAATCAAGCCGATGATAAATGAATACGTTGGAAATTTCACATGGTGATCTTCCTGGCTTTCTGGTATCAGTTCTTTGTATATAACGAAGAGCATAGCCCCCGCGGCAAAACTCAAACCATAGGGTACGAGGCCATCCACTTCAGAAGCGAGGAAATATCCAATAGCTGCTGTCACTATTTCTACAGCCCCTGTAAAAGTTGCAATCATAAGTGCCTTTAATCTGGACATTTTCTGATGAAGTAAATAAAGCCCAACGAGAAATCCTTCGGGGGCGTTTTGCAGTCCGATTGCAAAGGCAATAATTCCACCAAGATTTTCTTCGCCCACTCCATAACTTACCCCTACTGACAACCCTTCAGGCAAATTATGGAGAGTAATTGCTGTAATGATGACTAATGTTTTTCGATCAACGCCCGATAAAAATTTAAAGTCACTTGTGTCCAGATCTTCCGTCTTTGAATGAATGAAATTTAATACAAATGTCCCTAATAACATACCGAAGGATAATACCCAGATATTTGATGCTTTCAAAGATTCTGGTATTAAACTGAAGGTTGTGGCCGCCATCATAATCCCTGAAGCGTAACCAAGAAGTAATGACTTTAACCTTGATGAGACATTATTTAGAAATAAGACAGGAATTGCTCCGAAACCTGTTGCCATTGCAGAGATGACAATTCCTAAAAATGCTTCTGCCATAACTTTTTCCAATGCCTCCTAATTTACAAAAGTAAAATACTTTTCCCCTTAAATCAGGAAGTTACACTTGGAAAAAATTAATCAATGTGATCATGGTGCAACCAGTTCAACCTTCATACGATCAGGACCTTCAAAAAACACTGCATAGTGATCTGCTCCCCCTGCAAAAGGGTGTCTGTCTTGATAGAGAATGTAAAGATTTCTTTCCTTAAGTTTTGCCGTCATTTGATCCACATGTTCCCGTGATTCTGCATAAAAAGCTAGGTGATTCAAACCGGCGCGGGATCGATGATATCCAGCATCAATGAACTTTTCTTCAGTTTGCACAAAAACTATATAGGTCGTTTTAAACTTCCAGCTTATGCCCCTATCCCATTTCTGATAGACTTCATAGTTCAACTCGCTTAAAAACCAGCCCCAAAATTCAATGGCTTTTTTTAAATCGGTTACATTGATTTCAACATGGTGCAGCACCTCTAACATCCTCCTGGCAAAAAACTTGTTTTGTATTTTGGACCCTGCAATTGGAAAGACTAAGACAAAATAAAAAAGGAAGTCATGTTATGTATTTTGCTATTGCCGTGGCGGTTATTCTGATACTCGCTTATTTTTTGGTTGATTGGAAACGATGGAAGAATTTCTACCCAACGATTCAATTTTATATCATATGTAATTTAATGTATAACTTCATATTCTTCAATCATACGTTATGGGCATATAATCCAAAATCACCATGGCTGAATCATACATTCATTGATCTGACTTTTAGTTTGATCATCATTCCCAGCATGTTAATGGTCTATCTTAACTATATCCCAAAAATGTTTAAAAATTATCTATCCTATCTAGCCGCATGGGTAACTGCATTTACTGTTGTTGAATACTTTTTCCAAAGGACTGGAATGTTTATTTATGATAATGGATGGGGAATCATTCATTCGGCTATCTTCAATGTCATTATGTTTTCTGTCCTCGGCATCCACTATAAACGGCCATTATACGGCATCTTGCTTTCTATTCCGATTATAGCAATACTGCTCTATTTCCATCATCCGTCATTCGGTGACTTGAAGTAGTCTCCAGCCTAGGCCAATTAATATGTTTCAGGCTTCTGCTTTGATTCCTGGACAGCATTGCTAATATAATAGAAAGAGGTTATTAACAACATGCAAAATTGCTTGCTTTGATTAATAAGCAATTATAATAAAATGGCCTAGATTACAGTTTTCCGGGAGAAGTTATGATACGAACAATTTCTGTTAGTCCTTTAGGGGATATCCAAACTGGTCTAAGCATCGACGCATTACTTTCAGAAACCAATCATTGGTATTGGATCGATTTCAGTGAACCTACTGATGAAGAAATCCAATTATTGAACTCGCCATTGCAGTTTCACCCCTTATCCATTGAAGATTGTATCCATACACTTCAAAGACCTAAGCTCGATTATTATGATGATTATCATTTTTTTGTTTTTCAGGCATTGAACGGGGAGTCTATGCAAAAAGAAGAGGTTGATTTATTCCTTGGCCAAAACTACATTGTTACATACCATAGCGTCCGCACTAGTGAAGTTGAAGATGTGTGGAAGAGACTAGAGCTTGCAAAGACACCTGGTGAATGGAACCCATCGATTGTTCTCTATCATGTTTTGGATAAGATCGTCGATAATTACTTCCCTCATGTCTATCGAATTGAGGACTTATTGAATGATATTGATGAGAATTCAGCCGACCGGTCAATGGAGGCACTTCTTGAAGATCTATTTGATACTAGACATGAACTGCTCTCATTAAGGCATACCATCACTCCAATGAGGGATCTGGTATACAGGATGATTAATTCTCATCGCCTTTCCGGAATACTAGAACAAAAAGAGTATTTTGCGGACATCCATGACCATTTATTAAGGCTAGCTGAAAAAGTGGAGGCAAGCCGTGAACTAACAACAGATATGCGTGACAGCTACTTGTCGATCAATTCCCATGAAACCAATCGGGTAATGAAAGTACTGACTGTGATCACAACAATTTTCATGCCCCTCACCTTCATTGCGGGAATTTACGGGATGAATTTTGAGAATATGCCAGAACTGTCCTGGCGGTTTGGATACTTTGGAGCATTGTTTGCCATGTTTGTCATAGGAATGACCATGTTCTTCTGGTTCAGGAAAAAGGGCTGGTTTAAATAAAGCAAAAACCATTGAAGCCACAGCACAGGCTTCAATGGTTTTTTTCGTTTTGCTTTTCATCGTCCTGCTTCAGGTTTATAAAATCCTCGATCAAGCATTTACTGCTTATCATAATTCCTGATATGAAAAATGCAATTGTAACTGTGAACGGGAAATAATAAAACGCTAACATCGAAGTGGCGATCGTCCATACAAGCCAGAAATATTTCTCATGCTCATCAGCCATTTACTTCTTCCGCCTTCCAGTAAAGCTGACTGATTGCATCTGCTAAAGCTTCTATTGTATTTTTTAATTCTTTCATATTATTGTCGACACCGCCAACTTCAACTACCACAGTGTTTGCATGCAGATCCTGATTGTATATTCCATCTACGCCGATTCCCTTTTTGGGCAAGACTCCCTTGCTGATCCCTGGATAATTCTTATTAAGGATTTTATGAAGCTCGTTTGCAAACTTCAGGTTCTTCTGGAAGTTCTTATTTTCCTCGCCTATTACAAAAACTAATCTGGCGTAAGGCTCATTATTAATCATAGCTGTTGTTGAATCTTTTCTGACAGAGTCTCGATGAAGATCAATAAAATACTCTAATTTCTGGTTGCCAGCCATTGCCTCTTGGACCAAAGAACGTGATACCTCATATGACCTATGAGTCAGCCACCCTTTTTCATCAAGCTCCTGGCCTATATTGGTCTTATCTACCCTTGCTCCAATTCCTCTTTTCTCTAATTCCTTGCCTAACAATTCACCTACAATAGTGATATTTGTCTTTCCATCAACAGCCTCATTTTCATTCTCTGCTCCTTCCAGTCCAAGCAATGGCAGGTAGGATTCCCAGCTGTGAGTATGATAAATAAATACCGATTTTTCTGGTGGGGATGAACCGGTGTATATTTTCCCGCTGTTCAGCTCCTCCAATTCATTCGCTGCCATATTCCTTTCCTGCAGCAGAACCTCCATTGGAGGAGCAGATTCGATTGGGATATCCGTAAAATCAACGCCTTCATCGGCAATTAGGAAGTTTGAATCAAATGCCATAAACCCTGGGATTCCGGTCCTGACCAGACTCCTAAGGTCATTCATTTCAATGTTTGTAAGCAATTTAAATCCAGTAGAGAATATAGGTAAATCAGTATTGGATCCTGTCAATGCATGTCCAATCAATGGATTCTCATAACTTATGATCCTCAAGAAAACTTCTGCACCAATATCTCCGTTTACTTTGAATTTAAAAATGCTGATGTTCGAAGAAGAAATGAAACCGGCTATTAGAAAAAAACTGAATGTGCAAACAATGATAATTAAAGTCGAAACCATTTTTCTATAAAAATTGACCAATATTCCAGCCATTCAATCACCCTTTTGCATGTGATACCAATTTGTAAGTACACTCTCTGTTAATCCATAAATATGTACAAATGAAGATTTTAGACTAAAAAACGCCTGGACAGATGTCCAGACGCTCAGTTAGAAATATTTCTTTTTCCAAAAAATGAATGCGGTTAATCCCGCCAATAAGACGGCCATACTAATTGCCAGGATAAACGCATACGGACTATGTTGAAATGGAAGATTAACGTTCATGCCATAAAAGCTTGCTACCATCGTCGGAAACGATAGAATGATGGTAATCGATGTAAGAAACTTCATCACCATATTTAGATTATTTGAAATAATAGAAGCAAATGCATCCATCATTCCGCTTAAAATGGAGCTGTATGTCTCAGCCATTTCAATGGCCTGGGTATTTTCAATGATGACATCCTCAAGCAAATCCTTGTCTTCTTCGTACATTTTCAAGTAATTGAAGCGCATGATCTTGGCAAGAACGACTTTATTGGATTTAAGTGATGTCGTAAAGTAAACCAAACTTTTCTCTAATGCGAGAAATGCATACAATTCCTTGTTTTTCATCGACTGGTGGAGCTCACGCTCGATCTCATTTGTCTTTTTATTGATTTGTTTCAGATAACGTAAGTAATATATAGAAATTACATAAAGGATTTGCAAGGCAAATCTCGTTTTCTTAAAAGAATAAAATTCCTTGACTCTATTTGACTTGAATTCATTCAATACAGGCGTCTCTTTGAGTGAAACAGTTATGATACAATTCGGCGTTTGAATGATTCCAACTGGGATGGTTTCATAGATTGGGAAACCTGATTCATCATGTGTGATGTACGGATAGTCAACAATTATATAAACAATTCCGTCTTCCTTTTCAATTCTCGGCCGCTCTTCATCATCAAGTGCATCCTTTATAAAATCAACTGCGACTCCTGTTTCATTCGCCACTCTGATGATTTCATCTTCAGAAGGATGTACCATATTAACCCAACAGCCTTTTATAATTTCATCAACACGTATTAAATGTCTTTCTTCACTGCTTTTAAAAATTTCCAGCATTTGATCAACCTCCTCTTCAATTATTGAGGAAGCCAACTACCTTTTTTAAGAGTTGATAGTCTTGCAGCATTCAATTGTATCAAATCTAATAGATGATCGACTTCCCCGCACCTATCGGGATCAGGTTCTTTTGAATAACCCAAAGATACCAACTCCTTTCTGTTTTCACCTCTTACATCTTACTCCCGACGTGGTCAAACTACAATGGAAACTTGGAATGAAAAATAAGTTTTAATAAAATAATTGACATTATACCCAATAGGGTATATAGTAGAAACTACATTAAATACCCGATAGGGTATAATAAGGAGGAAAATTTAATATGGTAAACAAAATGACAAAAACATTCATTGCTTTTGCAATGGTTCTATCTATACTTGCTGTTGGTATTCCACAGCAAAAAGCTGAAGCTGCTACTACAACAGCAGATGTACTGGTAACAGTAGGACAAATGGGTGCTGATTCTTATTCACAAACATTGGATGGAGTTCTTTACACAGTTAACCAAATTGGCTTCATGGCTGACAGGATCCTTTGGACACAAGAACAAATTGGCTTCATGGCTGACAGAATTGTATATGTAACAGAGTTCTCACAGGATAACTCTATTAAAGTCATCTATATGGCAACAGCTTTATGGCCAACTGGAACAAAGGATGGTGGATACACTTATAAGGTATCCCTTATGCCGGTGGCAATGCTTCCAGCCGGCTGGTAAATAGTAACGTAAAAAGGCGAATCCTCGGTTCGCCTTTTTAATTTCCTCTAAAATTCACCTGCTTCCTAAAAACACATCTTTTGGCACACCAACTATTTTCATTAAAAAAACACATCATTTATCGATACATTCTATCTACCTTTCCGTATACCTGACTTTATATATATAATCCTTTGGTTACACCTCTCCCCTTCTTACTGATTCATATTTCCCATTCTGCTTTATTCAGCAGGTAACCACTCTTTTTCTCACAAGAAGAAATCTTCAAAAAATATACTATAATAAGCTTGAAATCTAGTAATTTGGAGGGAAAATGAACATGAATAGAAACTTCAAAAAGAAATTGATTCCGTTTGCTGTCGTTTCATCTCTCGCTATTGGCGGTCTTTCGGGAGCTTTTACAGCTGACGCAAAGGAATCTACTAAACATAATAATGCTAAAATAAAGAACGTCATTTTCTTGATTGGTGATGGTATGGGGGTATCCTATACATCCGCTTACCGTTACTTAAAAGACGACCCAAATACTAAGCTTGCAGAAGGAACAGAATTCGATAAATACCTTGTTGGACAGCAGTCTACTTATGCAGAGGATCCTGAAGAAAACATTACAGATTCAGCTTCATCGGCTACAGCAATGTCAGCAGGTGTTAAAACATATAACGCCGCAATTGGTGTCGATAATGACAAATCCGATGTCAAAACCGTTCTGGAATCGGCCAAGGAACAAGGTAAAGCAACAGGACTCGTTGCTACCTCCGAAATCACCCATGCCACTCCGGCTTCATTCGGTGCGCATGATGAAAGCCGCAGAAATATGAATGCTATTGCAGAAGACTACTACGATGATTTAATCAACGGCGAACACAAGGTCGATGTACTTCTAGGCGGAGGCACTGATCTATTCGATCGCGAAGACCGCAACCTAATTGAAGAATTCCAAAAGGACGGCTACAGTTACGCTTCTACTAAAGAAGAGTTAAAAAGCGATCATAATGATAAAATCCTGGGATTGTTCGCCCCTCGAGGCCTTCCTAAAATGATTGACCGTACAGAAGACGTCCCATCTCTTGAAGAAATGACTACTTCAGCAATTGAAAGATTGAATAAAGATAAAGACGGCTTCTTCTTGATGGTAGAGGGCAGCCAAATCGACTGGGCAGGACACGATAATGATATCGTTGGTGCTATGAGTGAGATGGAAGACTTCGAAAAAGCGTTCAAAGCAGCGATTGATTTTGCGAAAAAGGATAAGCATACTCTTGTAATAGCTACAGCTGATCACTCAACAGGCGGCTATTCAATTGGTGCTGACGGAATTTATAACTGGTTCCCTGAACCAATTAAAGCAGCTAAACGCACACCGGACTTCATGGCAGCTGAAATTGCCAATGGTGCGAATGTCGAAGAAACACTCTCCAAATATATTGACTTAGAATTGACTTCTGAAGAAATAGATTCAGTCAAAACTGCTGCTGAAGGAGAACTGGCAGAAATCGATCATGCGATTGAAGAAATCTTCAACCACCGTTCGCATACAGGCTGGACAACTAGCGGACACACCGGTGAAGATGTAAACGTCTATGCATTTGGACCAACAAGAGAAGCTCTGGCTGGAAAAATTGAAAACACTGACCTTGCGAAACATGTTTTCAGCATCCTGCAAAACGGTAATAAAGAAATTGAAATTGAAGATAAATAAATCAAAAGACCCCTCCCGCTGTCTTTCAGGCAGCGGGAAGTCTGTTTATCAACTGCTGGAAGGTGCTAAATGAGAAATTTTATTGTATGGATAGTGCTAATGTCTTTCCTTGTCGGCTGCAGCCTCGAAGGAAATTCCAATTCGCCAGAACAAATAGAAAAAGAGGAATCGGTCCAGAAAGAACAAAATGAAGATACTCCCCCTCCCCGTAAATCTATGAATGACTATGTACCGAACCCCCAGGTTACAGATGATCGAACTTTACTGAGTGTCGGTGAAACTGTTCGAGATGAGAAAGGTTACGCCAAGTTAATCAGCTACAAAAAAATGGATCAAAGGATTGAAACAGGGCCAATTGAAATGGTTGTTAAAGAAGCCAAAATAATCGAATACCATCCCGACTATAGTTTAATAGACTTTTTTCACAGCTATACAGATGAAGAGCGATTTACTTTTATGAAAATCTTTGTAGAGATCGAAAACAAGTCAGAAGAAGTGTTGAATTTCGCTCCCGTTGCCATCATTGAATCTGACACAGGAGAAAAGAAAACTTGGGAAGATGATATTTATTTGGAAGAACTAAATGGTGTAATCCGCCCCGGTGAAAAGAAAGCCGGGAATATTGGAGTCATCGTTGAGAACCCTGATATAAAATCCACCCAGATTACGAC
It contains:
- a CDS encoding NAD(P)H-dependent flavin oxidoreductase, with the protein product MSKVIPENWWDQLSVPAIAAPMFLVSGPDLVSSCCRNGVIGSFPAPNARPIEVLDEWMGRLNADLAEAKKQEPERKVAPWAMNMVVHSTYSRLEEELDLIKKHKPQLVITSLGSPKKVVDIVHEYGGLVFSDVSDVKFAKKAAETGVDGLILVANGAGGHAGELNSFAFVDSVRTFWDGIIVLAGSITTGRAVLAAQAAGADLAYMGTRFIVAQESMANDEYRQMVVDATQEDLILTDAFSGVKANMLKPSIVRAGLDPETLKKKDTVNFDTMQRETNAKAWKDIWSAGQGVGAIEKIQSAAEIISQLEIEYREALSDLNTKASKLKTFVMD
- a CDS encoding glycerol-3-phosphate acyltransferase; translated protein: MIIFNYFLFSYLVGSLMAGYFVVRFLGRKDIRVEGSGNVGARNAGRVHGKVSFVLTFLGDALKGAIVILLGEYLKLPPEFILTGLGFAILGHVKPITLKFKGGMGISTFIGGMLAFEPLTALVIISGFLLLYPFLKSFTFAGLGSFVLIPLCFYFLGIQPLVILITSVLVMIIIYIHREDISERLEKREKK
- a CDS encoding MFS transporter — translated: MESPSQITKRNEKNSIINGVASTIVTSMSNNYFALFAISVLGATNYQVGLISSLPQIVGMFAMILGTVIMGRLKEKKRFTGTSIMFTRLFLPGMFLVIYLPEEYRAWTFVLLIGLMNLPGSFAMLSWQSFIGDLISDSRRSSFFSERNRILTIAGMFTTLLIGVGLQWFDKSDPLPYQILFIIAFLFGIIEVVYLNRHIEQKKEIVRDKKRFNFGWDAYTHKPFIYFLICGLFFNFAWQLAWPLFNIYNIKVAHMTGFWISIITVANQVGQIISFKWWGRMADKHSNAKMLAFTAIGMASAPFLTILSTNMYYLTFVNFTSGLFVSGTVLLLFNQLLEVTKEENRGSFIAQYNILLAIIGFIAPQVGVYLLQLSSIDTAMNLAAALRLVSGAVFILFYFYMKNDREVGRPLFDQATK
- a CDS encoding group-specific protein translates to MGECKIDHSKTDVQEKYQSQKEFLPKDMQPLFDQFFQEEHTQDILNEVFHLLKKYDLATEEERSERNNRLNLVLKNV
- a CDS encoding ZIP family metal transporter, translating into MAEAFLGIVISAMATGFGAIPVLFLNNVSSRLKSLLLGYASGIMMAATTFSLIPESLKASNIWVLSFGMLLGTFVLNFIHSKTEDLDTSDFKFLSGVDRKTLVIITAITLHNLPEGLSVGVSYGVGEENLGGIIAFAIGLQNAPEGFLVGLYLLHQKMSRLKALMIATFTGAVEIVTAAIGYFLASEVDGLVPYGLSFAAGAMLFVIYKELIPESQEDHHVKFPTYSFIIGLISMLYLTIHFG
- a CDS encoding VOC family protein encodes the protein MLEVLHHVEINVTDLKKAIEFWGWFLSELNYEVYQKWDRGISWKFKTTYIVFVQTEEKFIDAGYHRSRAGLNHLAFYAESREHVDQMTAKLKERNLYILYQDRHPFAGGADHYAVFFEGPDRMKVELVAP
- a CDS encoding CBO0543 family protein — its product is MYFAIAVAVILILAYFLVDWKRWKNFYPTIQFYIICNLMYNFIFFNHTLWAYNPKSPWLNHTFIDLTFSLIIIPSMLMVYLNYIPKMFKNYLSYLAAWVTAFTVVEYFFQRTGMFIYDNGWGIIHSAIFNVIMFSVLGIHYKRPLYGILLSIPIIAILLYFHHPSFGDLK
- the corA gene encoding magnesium/cobalt transporter CorA; protein product: MIRTISVSPLGDIQTGLSIDALLSETNHWYWIDFSEPTDEEIQLLNSPLQFHPLSIEDCIHTLQRPKLDYYDDYHFFVFQALNGESMQKEEVDLFLGQNYIVTYHSVRTSEVEDVWKRLELAKTPGEWNPSIVLYHVLDKIVDNYFPHVYRIEDLLNDIDENSADRSMEALLEDLFDTRHELLSLRHTITPMRDLVYRMINSHRLSGILEQKEYFADIHDHLLRLAEKVEASRELTTDMRDSYLSINSHETNRVMKVLTVITTIFMPLTFIAGIYGMNFENMPELSWRFGYFGALFAMFVIGMTMFFWFRKKGWFK
- the spoIIP gene encoding stage II sporulation protein P, which gives rise to MAGILVNFYRKMVSTLIIIVCTFSFFLIAGFISSSNISIFKFKVNGDIGAEVFLRIISYENPLIGHALTGSNTDLPIFSTGFKLLTNIEMNDLRSLVRTGIPGFMAFDSNFLIADEGVDFTDIPIESAPPMEVLLQERNMAANELEELNSGKIYTGSSPPEKSVFIYHTHSWESYLPLLGLEGAENENEAVDGKTNITIVGELLGKELEKRGIGARVDKTNIGQELDEKGWLTHRSYEVSRSLVQEAMAGNQKLEYFIDLHRDSVRKDSTTAMINNEPYARLVFVIGEENKNFQKNLKFANELHKILNKNYPGISKGVLPKKGIGVDGIYNQDLHANTVVVEVGGVDNNMKELKNTIEALADAISQLYWKAEEVNG